GTCTTGCAAAGCAGCGAGATGAACTTCGTATTGTTAACGACCAGAGAGGCGCACCGACGTCAACTCATTCTCTCGCACGCGCTACCGCCGCGATCATCAGCGAATACTGCGGGGGAGGATGGTGCGATGGCAGCGGAATATATCACATGACTGACAGCGGTTCGACATCCTGGTTCGGCTTCGCAAAAGCGATTCTGGAGCGCGCGTCGAAGGCGTTCGGGATTCCTCTGCCTCGACTTCTTCCTATTAAGAGTTCCGAATACCCAACTCCAGCCCGCCGACCGCTCAACTCCGTTCTGAGCTGTGAAAAGCTAACAACCTCCTTCGGTATCTCTATGCCAAATTGGGAAGATTCACTGAATGAAGTTTTGAGCGCGTATGCCTCATCGTCAGCCAAAACGGCGGCGCGATAGTTCTGGTGGATCATCTGGTAGATTGAACACGTGAAAGCTCCGATCGTTAAGACCATCGTCCTCTTGCTCGTGTACGGACCTCTCTTTATAGCCGCATGTGCGATGCAAGCGCAGCAGGAGACAAAACCTCGCAAGCATGCTATGCCCATGCCCGGTATGGGAATGGGACACCAGATGCACACGCCTGCCTCCGACCTTCTTGCGTCGCTTGTGACTTCCTGGAATGCCGCAGATGTAAACCGGTTAGCGAGCTTATATGGCGAATCAGCCGTGATTATCTTGCCTGACGGAAGTCTCGTGACTGGTCGCCAATCGATTCGCGAATTCCTGCAGCGTCAGTTGGTGAACGGAGCTCACCTTACGCTTACATCGATCGGGTTCGAGTTGTCCCCTGAATTACAAGTTGACTTTGGGGTCTTCACAAAATCCAGTGTGGAGAGAGAAGAAACGAAGCAGTCAACTAGACACCAGTCACAGCATGATGGCCAGGCCGAAGGAAAATATCTGATCGTGGTTAAACGAA
The DNA window shown above is from Terriglobales bacterium and carries:
- a CDS encoding DUF4440 domain-containing protein, which encodes MKAPIVKTIVLLLVYGPLFIAACAMQAQQETKPRKHAMPMPGMGMGHQMHTPASDLLASLVTSWNAADVNRLASLYGESAVIILPDGSLVTGRQSIREFLQRQLVNGAHLTLTSIGFELSPELQVDFGVFTKSSVEREETKQSTRHQSQHDGQAEGKYLIVVKRSDSDWKIQEMVFSAAGKSFE